A stretch of the Myripristis murdjan chromosome 24, fMyrMur1.1, whole genome shotgun sequence genome encodes the following:
- the stmn4 gene encoding stathmin-4: MTLAAYKEKVKELPLVSLFCSCLNPQTAEKPTYKAEDAVDLGWCVIKDVEVIELNKRASGQAFEVILKPPSFDGVPELNTSMPQRRDPSLEEIQKKLEAAEERRKCQEAELLKHLAEKREHEREVIQKAFEENNNFIKNAKEKLEQKMEANKENREALLAAMLERLQEKDKHAEEVRKNKEMKEEACR, from the exons ATGACCCTGGCAG cctACAAAGAGAAGGTGAAAGAGCTCCCGCTGGTGTCTCTCTTCTGCTCCTGCCTGAATCCACAGACTGCAGAGAAGCCTACATACAAGgcagagg ATGCGGTGGACCTGGGATGGTGCGTCATCAAGGACGTGGAGGTGATCGAGCTCAACAAGCGGGCATCGGGCCAGGCCTTTGAGGTCATCCTCAAGCCACCGTCATTTGACGGCGTGCCAGAACTCAACACCTCCATGCCGCAGCGCCGTGACCCCTCCCTGGAAGAAATCCAGAAGAAACTGGAGGCTGccgaggagaggagaaag TGCCAGGAAGCTGAGCTGCTGAAGCACCtggcagagaagagagagcacGAGCGTGAGGTGATCCAGAAAGCCTTCGAGGAGAACAACAACTTCATCAAGAACGCCAAGGAGAAGCTGGAGCAGAAGATGGAGGCCAACAAGGAGAACAGGGAGGCCCTGCTGGCTGCCATGCTGGAGAGGCTGCAGGAGAAG GACAAACACGCGGAGGAAGTGAGGAAGAACAAGGAAATGAAGGAGGAAGCCTGCCGGTAG